A portion of the Hyalangium minutum genome contains these proteins:
- the queC gene encoding 7-cyano-7-deazaguanine synthase QueC has product MSGTERTAVVLLSGGLDSATALAMAQSEGFMPYALSFRYGQRHEVELEAAKRVAASLGAVRHEITQIDLSMFGSSALTADIAVPKDRPASEISQGIPVTYVPARNTIFLSFALAWAEVLGASDVFIGVNALDYSGYPDCRPEYIEAYERLANLATKAGVEGHQRLRIHTPLISLSKAEIIRAGLTLGVNYGITLSCYDPSPLGEACGHCDSCQLRLKGFREAGAKDPARYRAE; this is encoded by the coding sequence ATGTCCGGCACGGAACGCACGGCGGTGGTGCTCCTCAGTGGTGGTCTCGACTCAGCCACGGCACTCGCCATGGCCCAGTCCGAGGGGTTCATGCCCTATGCTCTCAGCTTTCGCTACGGCCAGCGGCACGAGGTGGAACTTGAGGCGGCAAAGCGCGTGGCCGCTAGCCTGGGTGCCGTCCGGCATGAGATCACTCAGATCGATCTGAGCATGTTCGGGAGCTCAGCCCTGACGGCGGACATCGCTGTGCCCAAGGATCGGCCCGCGTCCGAGATATCCCAAGGGATTCCGGTCACCTATGTGCCGGCGCGCAACACCATCTTCCTGTCCTTCGCGCTGGCCTGGGCCGAGGTGCTCGGCGCGAGCGATGTCTTCATCGGAGTCAACGCGCTCGATTACTCGGGCTACCCGGACTGCCGCCCGGAGTACATCGAGGCCTATGAGCGACTGGCGAACTTGGCTACCAAGGCCGGAGTAGAAGGGCACCAGCGGCTCCGGATTCATACCCCCCTTATTTCGCTGAGCAAGGCCGAGATCATCCGCGCTGGACTCACGCTGGGGGTGAACTATGGGATCACCTTGAGTTGTTACGATCCGTCGCCCCTGGGCGAGGCCTGTGGCCACTGCGATTCCTGCCAGCTTCGGCTCAAGGGATTCCGCGAAGCCGGTGCGAAAGATCCAGCACGGTACCGGGCGGAGTAG